In Amblyomma americanum isolate KBUSLIRL-KWMA chromosome 8, ASM5285725v1, whole genome shotgun sequence, the DNA window TCTTTAAACAGCAATGACATCAGAGACCCAATGCGCGACCTCTTCCGCATGTGAGCCACATTTGTCCGAAGAGCCCCATACTCACCAACGTCAACTTGCCGAGTTGCTGTGCGGGCTGCCGTGGATGGCATGCTTGGATATGTCCTTCGTGCTGAGCAAAATGGGGCCTCTGTGCGTGCATGCGTCGAAGTCGCCATGACGGGTGTGGAGATTCACCAGGCGCCACTGCTGCCCGTTTCCATGACAACCAAGAAAAGGCATCCTCCTCCTCTTCAAGGCCTGCAGGTGAGCAGGAATGAATTAGTGCGTCTGTAAGCACAGTAATTTGCCCGTGTTGAAGAAACCGAAACAAAGTACGACTAGCTGCCGACGAGTGTTTTGTAAGGCAGTATTTCCGCGACGGACACAACAGATAACATCTCCAGATTTAGCGTAGAGTATTCAACCTAAATGCTTTCAACCGAATGCTAAACGCTTTCAGCCGAAAGACTCACTTCAAGGCCTTTACCCTAAAGGCATTTGCGAGATTAGTTAACTAGCAGCCCGCGATGAGACACAAATggtttcgcattcacagcacgtaagtagccTCAAGTGTCCTCCATAATTTTAGCGTCCACTAACATCACACAAAGCGCGTGGTCTGTGCCATCGCCACTCggccaaaattattctggagaccacAGCTGCGGCATCACTTGCTCTCTTCCTTCAGAAATTAAACAACCCTCTGAAATTAAAACTCAGAGGgcgcttaagtctgcttacgtgcaggaatgcgaaagcaagaaACTTTCTAGTACCCGGGATT includes these proteins:
- the LOC144100467 gene encoding uncharacterized protein LOC144100467 isoform X2; this encodes MSRRACHGSPQQLGKLTLALKRRRMPFLGCHGNGQQWRLVNLHTRHGDFDACTHRGPILLSTKDISKHAIHGSPHSNSAS